One genomic window of Falco peregrinus isolate bFalPer1 chromosome 18, bFalPer1.pri, whole genome shotgun sequence includes the following:
- the MRPL45 gene encoding 39S ribosomal protein L45, mitochondrial translates to MAAAMKAGLGRLGLRVCWQAAESVLRPAGAASACLVVPVRTKKRYFVPEWAREPSPKAKEKRLKALAKVLPEERVERTFYLASTADIIDPYIPPEGDARLTSLSKDGLKQKMEKMKQTAVSQLALRKIKDHDPDFSTKTFPEKAQEIFIEAHNCLANFNKQKLHSLVTERCYPEMVRGNRYKTIRWSFVESLEPPRVVHIRCDSIVNRGNLYGQVTVRMHTRQILAIYDRFGRLMYGGEQVPKDVLEYVVFEKYLVNPYGTWRMHGKIVPEWAPPKGPIIKTVMIPGPTLNPSQEYEEMK, encoded by the exons ATGGCGGCCGCCATGAAGGCGGGCCTGGGTCGGCTGGGCCTGCGGGTGTGTTGGCAG gcTGCGGAGTCTGTGCTCCGTCCTGCTGGAGCAGCTTCGGCCTGTCTTGTTGTCCCAGTGAGAACGAAGAAGCGATATTTTGTCCCCGAATGGGCCAGAGAACCGTCCCCTAAAGCGAAAGAGAAGAGACTCAAGGCTTTGGCGAAAGTACTTCCTGAGGAACGTGTAGAACGGACTTTCTACCTGGCTTCCACAG CTGATATTATAGACCCGTACATCCCTCCTGAGGGCGATGCCCGCTTGACCTCCCTATCCAAAGATGGGCTTAAGCAAAagatggagaagatgaagcAGACCGCTGTCTCCCAGCTAGC TCTGCGGAAGATAAAAGATCATGATCCAGATTTCAGCACTAAAACCTTCCCAGAGAAGGCACAGGAGATATTTATTGAAGCTCACAATTGCCTGGCAAA TTTTAACAAGCAGAAACTTCACTCCCTGGTGACAGAGCGCTGCTACCCA GAAATGGTCCGTGGGAACAGGTACAAGACCATCCGGTGGAGTTTTGTGGAGTCACTGGAGCCTCCAAGGGTGGTTCATATTCGATGTGACAGCATCGTGAATCGAGGCAACCTGTACGGCCAGGTGACAGTGCGGATGCACACGCGGCAG ATTTTGGCAATCTATGACCGCTTTGGGCGGCTGATGTATGGTGGGGAGCAGGTGCCCAAGGACGTTTTGGAGTATGTCGTGTTTGAGAAATACTTGGTCAACCCATACGGCACATGGAGGATGCACGGCAAGATTGTTCCGGAGTGGGCTCCACCGAAGGGCCCCATTATTAAG ACGGTGATGATTCCTGGCCCAACCTTGAATCCCTCACAAGAGTATGAAGAAATGAAGTGA